From the genome of Streptobacillus ratti, one region includes:
- a CDS encoding endonuclease/exonuclease/phosphatase family protein, giving the protein MKKILLTLATIMTIGYAESIPEIQGRGLQSPLLDKMVSNVEGIVTYKVNDKYNKGMYIQSEKPDNDPNTSEGIFVEYKGVDKISVGDLVVVSGKVGEKQFARFDKTKLTVTTIFANNLEVIDVNLKPMITEIYGNEIPMNVSDENVLSIDRNASAMDFYESLEGMVVKIKNPYITGHKEEYGDIFVIPKLARDKAVLTENGGVLYDKYGNEKNHVLNVTASGSKYWKNKHFIRDFTPNPGDKFKGDIVGILTNDNYNDIKILPIEELPEIDNIGAKTDVLEFNHREDMINIASYNVENYAHVVSPERTVQFAKQVKDKLNTPDIITLIEVGDDDGPATSNVVSSEKNGQALIDAIKDETNIEYGYLAVDPEYGKDGGMPSMNIRNAILYRKDRVKLIETSKSTAYDNTKVILDENGKAKLKYNPGRIGLDADYFIATRKPLVALFDVNGKHLYIVGVHLSSKRGDDPIYGPQQPPIRRSEVNRNKQGTYINNFVKDILSKDKGATVVVMGDINDYDFSVTSKNIRGNELIDVMGELAPNKRYSYVYGGMSQVLDNMFINKEYSGNVNVDVIRINPEFTKSQGAFSDHDPVFIQFKLK; this is encoded by the coding sequence ATGAAAAAAATATTACTAACACTTGCCACAATTATGACTATTGGATATGCAGAAAGTATTCCTGAAATACAAGGTAGAGGATTACAATCACCACTTTTAGATAAAATGGTAAGTAATGTAGAGGGTATAGTTACATACAAAGTTAATGATAAATACAATAAAGGTATGTATATACAAAGTGAAAAACCAGATAATGACCCTAATACTTCTGAGGGAATTTTTGTAGAGTATAAGGGAGTGGATAAAATTTCTGTAGGAGATTTAGTTGTAGTTTCAGGAAAAGTAGGAGAAAAACAATTTGCTAGATTTGATAAAACTAAATTAACAGTAACTACAATATTTGCAAATAATTTAGAAGTTATAGATGTTAATTTAAAACCTATGATAACTGAAATATATGGTAATGAAATACCAATGAATGTTTCAGATGAAAATGTTTTAAGCATTGATAGAAATGCTTCAGCTATGGATTTTTATGAATCTTTAGAGGGTATGGTAGTAAAAATTAAAAATCCATATATTACAGGGCATAAAGAAGAATATGGAGATATATTTGTAATACCTAAACTTGCAAGAGATAAGGCAGTGCTTACAGAAAATGGTGGAGTATTGTATGATAAATATGGTAATGAAAAAAATCATGTATTAAATGTTACGGCTTCTGGAAGTAAATACTGGAAGAATAAACATTTTATAAGAGATTTCACACCAAATCCTGGAGATAAATTCAAGGGAGATATAGTTGGTATATTAACTAATGATAATTATAACGATATTAAAATATTACCTATAGAAGAATTACCAGAAATTGATAATATTGGAGCAAAAACTGATGTTTTAGAGTTTAATCATAGGGAAGATATGATTAATATTGCATCATATAATGTGGAAAATTATGCTCATGTTGTAAGTCCTGAAAGAACTGTACAGTTTGCAAAACAAGTTAAGGATAAATTAAATACACCAGATATTATTACTCTTATAGAAGTTGGAGATGATGATGGGCCTGCAACAAGTAATGTTGTAAGTTCAGAAAAAAATGGTCAAGCTCTTATAGATGCTATTAAAGATGAAACTAATATAGAATATGGATATTTAGCAGTTGATCCAGAATATGGAAAAGATGGTGGTATGCCGTCTATGAATATACGTAATGCTATATTATATAGAAAAGATAGAGTTAAATTAATTGAAACAAGTAAAAGTACAGCATATGATAATACTAAAGTAATATTAGATGAAAATGGTAAGGCTAAATTAAAATATAACCCGGGAAGAATAGGTCTTGATGCAGATTACTTTATTGCTACAAGAAAACCTTTAGTTGCCTTATTTGATGTAAATGGTAAACATCTATATATTGTAGGGGTTCACTTAAGTTCAAAAAGAGGGGATGACCCTATATATGGACCACAACAACCACCTATAAGAAGATCTGAAGTTAATAGAAATAAACAAGGTACATATATTAACAACTTTGTAAAAGATATTTTATCTAAGGATAAAGGTGCAACTGTTGTTGTAATGGGAGATATTAATGATTATGATTTCTCTGTAACTTCTAAGAATATTAGAGGGAACGAACTTATAGATGTTATGGGAGAACTTGCACCTAATAAGAGATATTCATATGTATATGGTGGTATGTCTCAAGTGCTTGATAATATGTTTATTAATAAAGAATATAGTGGAAACGTAAATGTAGATGTAATAAGAATAAATCCTGAATTTACTAAATCACAAGGTGCATTTAGTGATCATGATCCAGTATTTATACAATTTAAACTTAAATAA
- the sufU gene encoding Fe-S cluster assembly sulfur transfer protein SufU has translation MSLERLYQLTIMEYNKRDDLKGEIENATDVERGHNPSCGDDLSIILKVEKDKIVDASFLGNGCAISTASSAMLVELIKGEYISKVKEILNVFFKVMKGEKVSDFEKDILGEAKLLEITKDMPARIKCSTLAWHSLKVILEKY, from the coding sequence ATGAGCTTAGAAAGATTATATCAATTAACAATAATGGAATATAATAAAAGAGATGATTTGAAAGGTGAAATAGAAAATGCAACTGATGTTGAAAGAGGTCATAATCCATCTTGTGGTGATGATTTGTCTATAATCTTAAAAGTTGAGAAAGATAAGATAGTAGATGCTTCTTTTTTAGGTAATGGTTGTGCTATTTCTACTGCATCTTCTGCAATGCTTGTTGAATTAATTAAAGGTGAATATATTAGCAAAGTTAAAGAAATATTAAATGTATTCTTTAAGGTTATGAAAGGTGAAAAAGTAAGTGATTTTGAAAAAGATATATTAGGAGAGGCAAAACTTTTAGAAATAACTAAAGATATGCCTGCTAGGATTAAATGTTCAACTCTTGCTTGGCATAGTTTAAAAGTTATATTAGAAAAATACTAG
- a CDS encoding dTMP kinase has translation MGKLIIIEGTDGSGKQTQTQKLYNRLADNGINVKKISFPNYSSDASALVKMYLSGEFGSKPTDVNAYTASTFYGVDRYASYKTDWEKDYLSDNVIISDRYTGSNMIHHGSKIDDAEEKEKYLNWLEDLEFNKFGLPRPDITIFLNVPIEYTFKLMEDRNNKFTGDSKKDIHENDREYLKKSYYNALNIAKEKKWKIINCVVDDKMLAIDDIHELIYCEVKELL, from the coding sequence ATGGGAAAATTAATAATAATAGAGGGAACTGATGGAAGTGGAAAACAAACACAGACACAGAAACTATATAATAGATTAGCTGATAATGGAATTAATGTAAAGAAAATATCATTCCCTAACTATAGTTCTGATGCTTCTGCTTTAGTAAAAATGTATTTATCAGGTGAATTTGGTTCTAAACCCACAGATGTTAATGCGTATACTGCATCGACATTTTATGGTGTAGATAGATATGCGTCATATAAAACAGATTGGGAAAAAGATTATTTATCAGATAATGTCATAATTAGTGATAGATATACAGGTTCTAATATGATACATCATGGTTCTAAAATAGATGATGCAGAAGAAAAAGAAAAATATTTAAATTGGTTAGAAGATTTAGAATTTAATAAATTTGGATTGCCAAGACCTGATATAACAATATTTTTAAATGTTCCTATAGAATATACATTTAAATTAATGGAAGATAGAAATAATAAATTTACTGGAGATAGTAAAAAAGATATACATGAAAATGATAGAGAATATTTAAAAAAATCATACTATAACGCTTTAAATATAGCAAAAGAAAAAAAATGGAAAATAATAAATTGTGTAGTTGATGATAAAATGTTGGCTATTGATGATATACACGAGCTAATATATTGTGAAGTAAAGGAGCTTTTATGA
- the hisS gene encoding histidine--tRNA ligase yields the protein MKFETLRGMKDMFSQEAEKYNFIVNTAKKIFDKYGYTNIITPILEETELFKRAVGDETDVVSKEMYTFMDKGDRSITMRPEGTAGVVRAYLNAGFHKSSPNVKWYYYGPMYRYEAPQKGRYREFHQFGVESFGIRSAFLDAELITMACEFLNNLGINDLFVELNSLGSVESRIVYIKELKKYLLDNIDKLSDDSKIRAEKNPLRVFDSKDEGDQKVLLKAPKLHDFFDEESKMFFEELKYNLDKFNIKYIVNPALVRGLDYYSDTVFEIKSNKLGSQSTILGGGRYDKLTEILAGVKVPAVGFAAGIERLSMIMDETLLSKNENKVFIAYFEETKKYLFDIIRKLRENDINIEFDYVVKGFSAQMKKANKVGANYVLILGENELNSGKITFKDFKTGNQEEITIDEIIERIKHV from the coding sequence ATGAAATTTGAAACTTTAAGAGGAATGAAAGATATGTTTTCACAAGAAGCTGAAAAATATAATTTTATTGTAAATACAGCTAAGAAAATTTTTGATAAATATGGATATACAAATATTATTACTCCAATATTAGAAGAAACAGAGCTTTTTAAAAGAGCAGTTGGAGATGAAACAGATGTTGTTTCAAAAGAAATGTATACTTTTATGGATAAGGGAGATAGAAGTATAACTATGCGTCCTGAGGGAACAGCTGGTGTTGTAAGGGCATATTTAAATGCAGGTTTTCATAAAAGTAGTCCTAATGTAAAATGGTACTATTATGGACCTATGTATAGATATGAAGCACCACAAAAAGGAAGATATAGAGAATTTCATCAATTTGGTGTTGAATCCTTTGGTATAAGAAGTGCTTTTTTAGATGCAGAATTAATAACTATGGCATGTGAATTTTTAAATAATTTAGGTATTAATGACTTATTTGTTGAATTAAATTCACTTGGTTCTGTAGAATCAAGAATAGTATATATTAAAGAGTTAAAAAAATATTTATTAGATAATATAGATAAATTAAGCGATGATTCAAAGATAAGGGCAGAAAAAAACCCATTAAGAGTATTTGATTCAAAAGATGAGGGAGATCAAAAAGTTTTACTAAAAGCTCCTAAATTACATGATTTTTTTGATGAAGAAAGTAAGATGTTTTTTGAAGAATTAAAATATAATTTAGATAAATTCAATATTAAATATATTGTAAATCCAGCACTTGTTAGAGGACTTGACTATTATTCAGATACAGTATTTGAAATTAAATCAAATAAACTTGGTTCACAATCTACTATTCTTGGTGGTGGAAGATATGATAAATTAACAGAAATTTTAGCTGGAGTTAAAGTTCCAGCAGTTGGTTTTGCAGCAGGTATAGAAAGATTGTCAATGATAATGGATGAAACATTGTTATCAAAAAATGAGAATAAGGTATTTATTGCATATTTTGAAGAAACTAAAAAATATCTATTTGATATTATTAGAAAACTTAGAGAAAATGATATTAATATAGAATTTGACTATGTTGTTAAAGGCTTTTCAGCACAAATGAAAAAAGCTAATAAAGTTGGAGCAAACTATGTATTAATATTAGGTGAAAATGAATTAAATTCTGGAAAAATAACTTTTAAAGATTTCAAAACAGGAAATCAAGAAGAAATAACAATAGATGAGATAATAGAAAGGATAAAACATGTATAG
- the aspS gene encoding aspartate--tRNA ligase has product MYRSHKLNELRIENVNEKVILSGWIDKVRDLGHFAFIDLRDRYGITQILINENSPVELQELVKKLKNEFVIQVKGKVLERSSKNANIETGDIEVLAEELTILSSSKQLPFELSETSINENLRLTYRYLDIRRKKVLENLKKRNQMLFSIREFMNNEGFLDVDTPILGKATPEGARDFIVPSRIQKGDFYALPQSPQLFKQTLMVAGIDKYYQIAKCFRDEDLRADRQPEFTQLDLEMSFIHQEDILNLVERLAKKVFTDVTGEVQDMPFERISYDYAMNNYGSDKPDLRFGMKIQDISDIVKNSGFSVFDDAISNGGSVRAIVSEDKEFSRKKIKDLEDFVKIYYRAKGLAYIKKLDDGSINSPIAKFFDEETLNALVEKLELKNNEIAFILADKNKVVLDGLGAIRLKLGEELGLIDKDKFKFVWVLDFPMFEYSEEEKRYQAAHHPFTSIKKEHIKYLETKEYDKILSESYDLVLNGYEIGGGSIRIHDSELQSKVFDELGLSKEEQIDKFGFFLETLSYGVPPHGGLAFGLDRWLMAMLKENSIKEVIPFPKTNKGQDLLTGAPADVDNNQLENDLRLKRICIE; this is encoded by the coding sequence ATGTATAGAAGTCATAAGTTAAATGAGTTAAGAATAGAAAATGTTAATGAAAAGGTAATTTTATCTGGTTGGATTGATAAAGTTAGAGATTTAGGACATTTTGCTTTCATAGACTTAAGAGATAGATATGGTATTACACAAATATTAATTAATGAGAATTCTCCAGTTGAATTACAAGAATTAGTAAAAAAGCTTAAAAATGAGTTTGTAATACAAGTAAAAGGTAAAGTACTTGAAAGAAGTTCAAAGAATGCTAATATTGAAACAGGAGATATAGAAGTATTAGCAGAAGAATTAACTATACTTTCTTCATCTAAACAATTACCTTTTGAGTTATCTGAAACTAGTATAAATGAAAATTTAAGATTGACATATAGATATTTAGATATTAGAAGAAAAAAAGTATTAGAAAATCTTAAAAAGAGAAATCAAATGCTATTTTCTATTAGAGAATTTATGAATAATGAGGGATTTTTAGATGTAGACACTCCTATATTAGGTAAGGCTACACCAGAGGGAGCTCGTGATTTCATAGTTCCAAGTAGAATACAAAAAGGAGATTTTTATGCACTACCTCAATCTCCACAACTTTTCAAACAAACTTTAATGGTTGCTGGAATAGATAAATACTATCAAATTGCTAAATGCTTTAGAGATGAAGATTTAAGAGCAGATAGACAACCTGAATTTACACAACTTGACTTAGAAATGTCATTTATACACCAAGAAGATATATTAAACTTAGTTGAAAGATTAGCTAAAAAAGTGTTTACTGATGTTACTGGTGAAGTTCAAGATATGCCATTTGAAAGAATTAGTTATGATTATGCAATGAATAATTATGGTTCAGATAAACCTGATTTAAGATTTGGAATGAAAATACAAGATATATCAGATATTGTAAAAAATAGTGGATTTTCAGTATTTGATGATGCAATATCAAATGGTGGTAGTGTAAGAGCTATAGTAAGTGAAGATAAAGAATTTTCAAGAAAAAAAATTAAGGATTTAGAAGATTTTGTTAAGATATATTATAGAGCTAAAGGTCTTGCATATATTAAAAAACTTGATGATGGAAGTATAAATTCGCCTATAGCTAAATTTTTTGATGAAGAAACACTTAATGCTTTAGTTGAAAAATTAGAATTAAAGAATAATGAAATAGCTTTTATACTTGCAGATAAAAATAAGGTAGTATTAGATGGACTTGGAGCAATTAGATTAAAATTAGGTGAAGAATTAGGATTAATAGATAAAGATAAATTTAAATTTGTTTGGGTATTAGATTTCCCTATGTTTGAATATTCAGAAGAAGAAAAAAGATATCAAGCAGCACATCACCCTTTTACTTCAATTAAAAAAGAACATATTAAGTATTTAGAAACTAAAGAATATGATAAGATATTATCAGAATCATATGATTTAGTGTTAAATGGTTATGAAATTGGTGGTGGATCTATTAGAATACATGATTCAGAATTACAATCTAAGGTATTTGATGAACTAGGACTTTCAAAAGAAGAACAAATAGATAAATTTGGATTTTTCTTAGAAACATTAAGTTATGGAGTACCACCACATGGTGGTCTTGCTTTTGGGCTTGATAGATGGTTAATGGCAATGTTAAAAGAAAATTCAATAAAAGAAGTAATACCTTTTCCTAAAACTAATAAAGGGCAGGATTTATTAACAGGAGCACCTGCTGATGTAGATAATAATCAACTTGAAAATGATTTAAGATTAAAAAGGATATGTATAGAATAA
- a CDS encoding S6 family peptidase, translated as MRYEYKVLLILLLTNKIVFSNLARHDMNWEDYEDFAMNRGKYSIGRQGVKVYKKDGTLSGTIEQPMPNFDSVVDTGNFALWGDSQILSGAYHVEPPSKFTFSKRHFRNDVELFEGYKDLSLDQKYEKFSENIDLDYRQQIEKDYTLLRTDRIAFDAYVPEAVTKEQWNKIKQGDLVARVGRGLNRVAEDYRVEKDAENKDHHFAGGLNKIIDRRKYGLDQNVQIGLEKEAKTPLDSGAKKGDSGSPLFWWDEEKKKWFMAGSLSSGDAIDGYGRKQYFLGNVSAYEDFKEKITDKEITTETNVEFNNGKLKVDNEEREFKSKEKVDIVNGSNKTKNQIFNKKDLVVKVEGNTNTHAARLEFKQDTTLEGSGTLKTAGFVVHKNVTLKYSLNFGENNVVRKIGEGKLIINSKGPNYGELNLGGGETELQNTDGVAASVIRLAQGAKLTINRADQLNENNVRFGHRGGTLNLNGESLEFKDIYHMDKDAKIANDKNDKKSTFTFKPSKGKRVFLGSFKGNLDLVYKGAEDKSEWSIRSEDTDIKGDFNIENGHAKIEGDNVIHGSDNTTSENTIIHKDEYRETKFKSANINIKSSSTLSVGRATKVESNINVEENATLEMNLSGEVVERPTPYEGAKTEKEINETIIKGKIDFKGKSNTDTKNVSNYNFKANIENNHSSVIESELKGEINAKKEGSGLLYLKNENNSELKGNIEVSAGKLKIKKAETLGGSKTLIKNNAILEVENGTDLNTILDKINKSSEGTLNLNDNISKIDSKYKDYSKLYLGATKDISINDISSDIGTLNLDANNITMTLKGINNATKLSKVNIGNGINKGTVDIFSEDNKKINAEFSIKKNSTLNFSNDVEVKSIENSGDISLKDKSLKIGEYKSNNGKINIHLTGNNKKLLEIEKADKDVDASLKLEQNLIDKIVDNNEKLDIAKIKEHKLNILNLKDYDSVYRLGVEKGENDTFRLYSTIKGDVINNLSIFNELDLINNINNEFKYRNIIEANYVSYNKIDKNYIKLNNVEYMNKLHSNGVEVNFEKANDMDTFIFSGGFNFKVLGSRLITNIKEKESINQTFVYVGTVPKLGIKYKFFDVNFGLGLNAIVTNNYERKDLLIYLNNSLTVGINPKFKISDDIEIRYLNKVGYRLNSMLNKTIKDSVDNYEVLHKKPISIYYETGLKLEHKYVDFFAKTNLEYNWSSYEISKKGKSIDNSFKDDWRINITTGFEFKPTDKVFLNLELDANVYQKSYGRYIFKLGTGYNW; from the coding sequence ATGAGGTATGAATATAAGGTATTATTAATACTTTTATTAACCAATAAAATTGTTTTTTCAAATTTAGCTAGACATGATATGAATTGGGAAGATTATGAAGATTTTGCAATGAATAGAGGTAAATACTCCATAGGTAGACAAGGTGTTAAGGTTTATAAAAAAGATGGAACTTTGTCTGGTACAATAGAACAACCTATGCCCAATTTTGATAGCGTGGTTGATACAGGAAATTTTGCTTTATGGGGAGATTCTCAAATTTTATCAGGAGCATATCATGTTGAGCCTCCCAGTAAATTTACTTTTTCAAAAAGACATTTTAGAAATGATGTAGAACTCTTTGAGGGCTATAAAGATTTATCTTTAGATCAAAAGTATGAAAAATTTTCTGAAAATATTGATTTAGATTATAGACAACAAATTGAGAAAGATTATACATTATTAAGAACTGATAGAATAGCTTTTGATGCTTATGTTCCAGAAGCAGTGACTAAAGAACAGTGGAATAAAATTAAACAAGGTGATTTAGTAGCAAGAGTTGGTAGGGGGTTAAATAGAGTAGCTGAAGATTATAGAGTAGAAAAAGATGCAGAAAATAAAGACCACCATTTTGCTGGAGGATTAAATAAAATAATTGATAGAAGAAAATATGGATTAGATCAAAATGTACAAATAGGTTTAGAAAAAGAGGCTAAAACTCCTCTTGATTCAGGAGCTAAAAAAGGGGATAGTGGTTCGCCACTTTTTTGGTGGGATGAAGAAAAGAAAAAATGGTTTATGGCAGGAAGTCTTAGTAGTGGAGATGCAATAGATGGATATGGTAGAAAACAATATTTCTTAGGTAATGTTTCTGCATATGAGGATTTTAAAGAAAAAATAACAGATAAAGAGATTACTACAGAAACAAATGTTGAATTTAATAATGGTAAATTAAAAGTTGATAATGAAGAAAGAGAATTTAAGTCTAAAGAAAAAGTAGATATAGTTAATGGTAGTAATAAGACTAAAAATCAAATATTTAATAAAAAAGATTTAGTAGTCAAGGTAGAGGGAAATACAAATACTCATGCAGCAAGATTAGAATTTAAACAAGATACAACTTTAGAAGGCAGTGGAACATTAAAAACTGCCGGTTTTGTCGTACATAAAAATGTTACTTTAAAGTATAGTTTAAATTTTGGAGAAAATAATGTAGTTAGAAAAATAGGTGAGGGTAAGCTAATTATTAACTCTAAAGGTCCTAATTATGGAGAATTAAATTTAGGTGGTGGAGAAACAGAACTTCAAAATACTGATGGTGTTGCTGCATCAGTAATTAGATTAGCACAAGGAGCTAAATTAACAATAAATAGAGCAGATCAACTTAATGAAAATAATGTTAGATTTGGTCATAGGGGTGGGACTTTAAATTTAAATGGAGAAAGTTTAGAATTTAAAGATATTTATCATATGGATAAAGATGCTAAAATAGCAAATGATAAAAATGATAAAAAATCAACATTTACATTTAAACCCAGTAAGGGCAAAAGAGTATTTTTGGGTAGTTTTAAGGGTAATTTAGATTTAGTGTATAAGGGTGCTGAAGATAAAAGTGAATGGTCAATAAGAAGTGAAGATACAGATATTAAAGGAGATTTTAATATTGAAAATGGTCATGCAAAAATTGAGGGAGATAATGTTATACATGGTTCTGATAACACAACTTCTGAAAACACTATAATTCATAAAGATGAATATAGAGAAACTAAATTTAAATCTGCAAATATTAATATTAAAAGTTCATCAACATTATCAGTTGGTAGAGCAACTAAGGTTGAATCAAATATTAATGTTGAAGAAAATGCTACATTAGAAATGAATTTATCAGGAGAAGTTGTAGAAAGACCTACTCCATATGAGGGAGCTAAGACAGAAAAAGAAATTAATGAGACTATAATTAAGGGAAAGATTGATTTTAAAGGTAAAAGTAATACTGATACTAAAAATGTTTCTAATTACAACTTTAAGGCAAATATTGAAAATAATCATTCATCTGTAATAGAATCAGAACTTAAAGGTGAAATTAATGCTAAAAAAGAGGGTTCTGGACTACTTTATTTAAAAAATGAAAATAATTCAGAATTAAAAGGAAATATTGAAGTTAGTGCAGGAAAATTAAAAATTAAAAAGGCAGAAACTTTAGGTGGTAGTAAAACATTAATAAAAAATAATGCTATACTTGAAGTAGAAAATGGTACTGATTTAAATACTATACTTGATAAGATAAATAAAAGTTCAGAAGGGACTTTAAATTTAAATGATAATATTTCAAAAATTGATAGTAAGTATAAAGATTATTCCAAACTATATTTAGGAGCTACTAAAGATATTAGTATAAATGATATATCTTCTGATATTGGAACTTTAAATTTAGATGCTAATAATATAACAATGACTTTAAAAGGTATTAATAATGCAACAAAACTATCTAAAGTAAATATAGGAAATGGGATAAATAAAGGGACTGTAGATATATTTAGTGAAGATAATAAAAAAATAAATGCAGAGTTTAGTATTAAAAAAAATTCAACTTTAAATTTTTCAAATGATGTAGAAGTAAAATCAATTGAAAATTCAGGGGATATTTCATTAAAAGATAAAAGTTTAAAAATAGGTGAATATAAATCAAATAATGGTAAAATTAATATACATCTAACTGGAAATAATAAAAAACTTCTTGAAATAGAAAAAGCAGATAAAGATGTAGATGCTTCACTTAAACTTGAACAAAATTTAATAGATAAAATAGTTGATAATAATGAAAAATTAGATATAGCTAAAATTAAAGAACATAAACTTAATATCTTAAATCTTAAAGATTATGATAGTGTATACAGGCTTGGAGTAGAAAAAGGTGAAAATGATACTTTCAGACTATATTCTACAATTAAAGGAGATGTAATAAATAATTTATCTATATTTAATGAGTTAGATTTAATTAATAATATTAATAATGAATTTAAATATAGAAATATTATTGAAGCTAATTATGTAAGCTATAATAAAATAGATAAAAATTATATAAAACTTAATAATGTAGAATATATGAATAAACTTCATTCTAATGGAGTAGAAGTTAATTTTGAAAAAGCTAATGATATGGATACATTTATATTTTCAGGTGGATTTAATTTTAAAGTATTGGGAAGTAGGTTAATTACCAATATTAAAGAAAAAGAATCAATTAATCAAACATTTGTATATGTAGGTACAGTACCTAAATTAGGTATAAAGTATAAGTTTTTTGATGTTAATTTTGGATTAGGATTAAATGCAATAGTTACGAATAATTATGAAAGAAAAGATTTATTAATATATTTGAATAATTCATTGACCGTAGGTATAAATCCTAAATTTAAGATAAGTGATGATATTGAAATAAGATATTTAAATAAAGTTGGATATAGACTAAATTCTATGTTAAATAAAACTATTAAAGATTCAGTAGATAATTATGAAGTATTACACAAAAAACCTATTAGTATATATTATGAAACAGGACTTAAATTAGAGCATAAATATGTGGATTTCTTTGCTAAGACTAATTTAGAGTATAATTGGTCTAGTTATGAAATTTCTAAAAAGGGTAAAAGTATAGATAATAGCTTCAAAGATGATTGGAGAATTAATATAACTACAGGGTTTGAGTTTAAACCAACAGATAAGGTATTTCTAAATTTAGAACTTGATGCAAATGTATATCAAAAATCATATGGTAGATATATATTTAAATTAGGTACAGGGTATAATTGGTAG